The genomic DNA CCCTTCTCTGCACATTCCCCTAACAACTGCATTGTAAGTATGCATGTCAGGTTTAAGCCCTCTTGACAACATCTCATCCAAAAGCTTCATTGCTTCATCAATTCCGCCTTCAGGAATCGTTGCTTCGATCAAAATCGTGTAAGTAATCACAGTTGGCCTGCAATTATCCTTCACCAACTGatccaaaaccttcaaagcTAATCCTAGCTTCCCCCTCACACAAAGACTCCCAATCATTATATTGTAAGTAACAACATCAGGTGAGAACCCCTGGCTCCTCATCCTATCAAGCACTTTGTTTGCTGCATCAATCCGATTTGCCTTACAGAAACCGCTGATCAACGCATTGTATGAAAACAAATCAGGCTCACCATACTTCTCCAAAATCTGCATAACCCGAACGGCCTTCTCGACATTTCTCGAATTGAAGAACCCTTTGACGAGCTTTGTGCAGAGAATCACATCAGGCTTGTAGCCCTTGTTCACAATCAGCTCAAGAAAATAGAGTGCTTCATTGTACTGCCCTGCTTTGCAGGACCTGTTGAGGACTTTCACCAAATGGGTTTCTTTGACATCATTGTTCTGCAACTGGGTCGGTCTTGCTTCGGCGGAAGCCGCCGCCTTTGACGGATTTCTGCGGCGGTTTCCGGCGTTGGACGAAATGCAAACCCTGCATCTCAAGGCACTGGTTTGGCGGGAAGAGGGTTCCACCAAATGGGTTTCCTTGACATTATTGTTCTGCAACTGGGTCGATCTTGCTTTGGCGAAAGCCGCCGCCTTTGGCGGGTTTCTGCGGCGGTTTCCGCCGTTTGACGAAATGCAAACCCTGCAGCTCACGGCACTGGTCTGGTGGGAGGAGGGGTTCGGGTGGGTGGTGACGTGGAGGCTCTGAGGCAACAGCTTGGCGGCAACTGTTGTCATTGGTGGAGGATTTGTTGAGGTGTTTTTTCAGCTCTCATGGAGAAATTGTTTTTGCAGAAAGTTTGGAGATTTGCATGGAGAAAATTGGAAACATGTTGGGAGATGGATATCATAGACAATGATTCCGGTTGGATTTCAGGACGTGTTTTGGATAGGATAAGGAATCTGGTCGCGCGTTGTAACTTGCAGatgtttttggtgttttggataGGATAAGGAATCTGGtcttgggttgggttgggtccAGCAATTGGAGAAATTTTTGGGTCCGTCGTAGTTCACCCGATAAGAGATCGGGCATGTGCGACCATCCAATAAGAAGCTGCCACTAGCGGGGCGGCATGAACCCAATTACAGAAGAAATTTTTGGGTGCGGGTGGTTGTGCCACCTCAACCATCCACCCAAGACACAAAAACATCTCACCCAGGGCCACCTCTCTTGTATTCTGGCCCCATCGTTCGTGGTGCATCCGTTGGGTCTTTGGCCCAACATCCATGTACCATGGGCATCCGGTGAAGAACTCCAAACACAAGGGCGGATTTGTGAGCAAGGTAGTGCCAATGTGGGGGCATTTACCCTACGAAAGCTCACCCGCCGCACAACATAGCGATACCCCTTACAATGGGGTGGGTCGAGCATCAGGTTGAGTGGTATTTGCGTGTGTTACTCTTTATGTGCATGGCCAGACGGGTGATATAATCCACTAGCCAGACCTAACTCCAAAGATATTTTAGCTAGGTTCATGTTAACACAGTTGCCTTTACAAGGCTGCTTTGATACTCCAAAAATCCAGATAAGAAAACATCCTTCAATAACATGATATGTATTAATCATGATGTAAGACATTGGTACATTATAATTTGAACGATTCAAACGAAAAGAGGAAGAAGTTACAAGTTTACAACACAAAATGTGCTACACATATATTTTCCGGGGGCTAACTCTCGCTCAACTAATGTCCAGATGCTTCTACATAGCTCACTAAAGAATCCCAAGTTGAGGACCTCTCCGGGCACGCCTTATTCAACAGAGCTTTTAGGTTTTCGGTTTTCAGCTTCTCTTGAAATTCAATCCGTCGGGAATCAGGGATTTGCTGAGGCAGGTAAGAGCAACATAAGCATCCAGAAAACTTGATAGAACAGGATTGTGTAGAGTTGCAACAAAATTAAAACGGAGGGAAACTACTTTTACCTTAATCAACCATAATATATAAGTGGCAGAATGTTTAGCCTGTGCTTGGTAATCGTCAAAGCTATTATCTGGAATGATTGAGCAGGAGTCGAGGAGATGTAACTCGTTATCCATAAATATTCTGAAGTCGTTATTCATGCTGTTATTCTGCTTCCCGTGGCTGGACACACCACTATGATCTGTTATGAAATGCTTTATCCAAAATAAGGAAAGGAAGCGACGATGAAGCCATAGAGCCTGTTTACAGCGAATACCATAGAAATTAAAACCTGTGGGGTTCTCAGATGATCAGTCAAATATACGAAAACAACCCCATGTACCTCTCTTCCTATGTAGCGCTTTATCAACATTTCATCCCAGTCAAGCTCCTCCTGATATGCCCATATTTTTAAGCAGTGAATTTAAACTTAATTTCACATACAACGAAAAGACAAAAATTTGACACAAGTATTAACTGTACAAAGCGCTCGCCCGTAGGAACCGATGATTTCATAATTACTGAAAAGAGACTGTACCTTCCACAATTGATATGTTTCAACGTTGTAACCAGAAGATGAAATTTCTTGTTTATAGCATTGCTCTTCTAAAATCTTAAGCATCAGCTGCTGAAAAATGATAGAAACATTGATTGTGAAGGAATTAAAGTCCAGCACGTCAAAAACTTCATATCTCAGATTCACAACAAAAAGAAGACAAGGTCTCACACTGCGATAATGGAAGCAACTATGATCAGCAACATGCAAGGAGGCCCAGTTTCTGGATCTTTTTAATTCATATAACAACTGCAAGCACACATTTAGAGTGCATATAATTAATAATGCTAACCATACGAAAAATAGATATGTAATATAAGTATGTTGTTGGACTAAGAACTGAACGAAAGCAACAGTTAACTTGTAGATGTGTCACAACTTTTTAACAGAGGAAATCTTAATGACGTCTTTTGAGAATGAAAGGCTTAAATACAATCCTCCACTTACCCTGTCCAAATTTAAAGGAGTGCAATTTGGCTTAAAATTGTTCGCAAAACATTATAACAtctaaaatatgaaaattctaGAAGGGAACCTGAATTATTCCCGCAAAAGGAATGGCTGGATTATATCTAACCTGTTCTCTTGTCATGTAGGTAACCAACCAGCAACGATGATTCCAAGCACGGTAATTCATTTTTGACCTCTGTAAAAAAAGATTTTAATTACACAAAAGCGAACAATGAAAAGGAAAATTCTCAAACCATGGACACTGTACATTATGTCTGGCAAAGATACAACTATTATTGGCTCTGGTTTGGTACAGAAAAATTTGTCAGCTCAGTAGGAGCGACGGAAG from Pyrus communis chromosome 17, drPyrComm1.1, whole genome shotgun sequence includes the following:
- the LOC137723321 gene encoding uncharacterized protein isoform X1, translating into MNEEELRRSEATMADLLNQFERILESDPQIDEVGFLHPSQFSELNKEVGHSPSFDDSTVLRSADGNSVFWNRDHKLGISTQILLPLCKAAKHAFMAASRQYKALNRKSDVSGDENSLCASLSLDSSFESDVMKHSRALLLLSCDFGTAWHSRKLVVSQKHKLSDFLDELLLSALVLSYSPKSEYAWSHRQWVIKSIAGKCSTLSEIVTKDSELVEKIAERSKMNYRAWNHRCWLVTYMTREQLLYELKRSRNWASLHVADHSCFHYRSQLMLKILEEQCYKQEISSSGYNVETYQLWKEELDWDEMLIKRYIGREALWLHRRFLSLFWIKHFITDHSGVSSHGKQNNSMNNDFRIFMDNELHLLDSCSIIPDNSFDDYQAQAKHSATYILWLIKQIPDSRRIEFQEKLKTENLKALLNKACPERSSTWDSLVSYVEASGH
- the LOC137723321 gene encoding uncharacterized protein isoform X2, producing MNEEELRRSEATMADLLNQFERILESDPQIDEVGFLHPSQFSELNKEAAKHAFMAASRQYKALNRKSDVSGDENSLCASLSLDSSFESDVMKHSRALLLLSCDFGTAWHSRKLVVSQKHKLSDFLDELLLSALVLSYSPKSEYAWSHRQWVIKSIAGKCSTLSEIVTKDSELVEKIAERSKMNYRAWNHRCWLVTYMTREQLLYELKRSRNWASLHVADHSCFHYRSQLMLKILEEQCYKQEISSSGYNVETYQLWKEELDWDEMLIKRYIGREALWLHRRFLSLFWIKHFITDHSGVSSHGKQNNSMNNDFRIFMDNELHLLDSCSIIPDNSFDDYQAQAKHSATYILWLIKQIPDSRRIEFQEKLKTENLKALLNKACPERSSTWDSLVSYVEASGH